One part of the Clarias gariepinus isolate MV-2021 ecotype Netherlands chromosome 24, CGAR_prim_01v2, whole genome shotgun sequence genome encodes these proteins:
- the zdhhc12b gene encoding palmitoyltransferase ZDHHC12-B, with product MFVQSTVIPGCVKCTSKYARMFKNVFGSGFLVRTAHVFLTWVITLILFLHDTDLRREEEAGRLTLPVLFVLLVLLSVLLYFAVSLMDPGFVLADDCDLQFTLGLTEEQQDMIPQSKPFRQRRCGHCLLQQPMRSKHCQTCQHCVRRYDHHCPWIENCVGERNHRWFVLYLAVQFVVLLWGLHMAWSGFSDAATWQVWLKSNSVLLVTCAVVALLALTVLLLLGSHLYLVSLNTTTWEFMSRHRISYLKHCGIDENPFDRGTLRNLWSFFCVWSTVVWEQVYFRQGCDPA from the exons ATGTTTGTACAAAGTACTGTTATCCCTGGCTGTGTAAAATGTACCTCTAAATATGCTaggatgtttaaaaatgtgttcgGCTCAGGATTTCTCGTCAGAACCGCTCATGTTTTCCTAACATGGGTTATAACGCTCATTCTCTTCCTGCACGACACAG aTCTCCGTAGAGAGGAAGAGGCAGGTCGACTCACGCTGCCCGTACTCTTCGTGCTCCTCGTGCTGCTTTCTGTGCTGCTCTACTTCGCTGTGTCACTAATGGATCCCGGGTTCGTGCTGGCTGATGACTGCGACCTCCAG TTCACTCTCGGCCTCACCGAGGAGCAACAGGACATGATTCCACAATCCAAACCGTTCCGTCAGCGCCGCTGTGGTCATTGCCtcttacag CAACCGATGAGATCCAAACACTGCCAGACGTGTCAGCACTGCGTGCGTCGCTATGATCATCACTGCCCGTGGATCGAGAACTGCGTAGGGGAGAGGAACCATCGCTGGTTTGTGCTTTACTTGGCTGTGCAGTTCGTCGTGCTGCTCTGGGGGCTACACATGgcctg GTCGGGCTTCAGCGACGCTGCGACGTGGCAGGTGTGGCTGAAATCGAACAGCGTGCTGCTGGTGACCTGCGCGGTGGTGGCGCTGCTGGCGCTGACCGTGCTGCTCCTGCTGGGCTCCCACCTTTACCTGGTGTCTTTGAACACCACCACCTGGGAGTTCATGTCCCGTCACCGCATCTCCTACCTCAAACACTGCGGCATCGACGAGAATCCCTTCGACCGCGGTACCTTGCGCAACCTCTGGAGCTTCTTCTGCGTGTGGAGCACGGTGGTGTGGGAGCAAGTCTACTTCAGGCAAGGCTGCGATCCCGCTTAA
- the uap1l1 gene encoding UDP-N-acetylhexosamine pyrophosphorylase-like protein 1 — MLSFEDVKVRLESAGQSHVLRFWSELSAEERSAFLAELRALEPAELQRHCRSAAEAASRAAGGREEEERLRGRMEPVEPEFVGGVRRSDRGSLRDWEEEGFSQIGQNKVAVLLLAGGQGTRLGVAYPKGMYDVGLPSGKTLYQIQAERIRKVQELASAKCGTKCTVPWYIMTSEFTLEPTEKFFKEHSYFDLERSNVVMFEQRMIPAVGFDGKVILEKKNKIAMAPDGNGGLYRALLDNKILEDMERRGVQYLHVYCVDNILVKLADPLFIGFCVKKGADCGAKVVEKAYPSEPVGVVCRVDGVYQVVEYSELEPKIAEQRHPGGELVYNAGNICNHFFTRDFLREVALNFQEKLKQHVAIKKVPFVDDQGNLVKPTKPNGIKMEKFVFDVFQFSKKFVAFEVLREDEFSPLKNADGAAVDTPTTVRRSLLAQHYRWALQAKAVFVDEHDNPITSEYRTAQDGDPPAICEISPLVSYFGEDLEKLLKGRTLKSPFLLNENNVNS, encoded by the exons ATGTTGTCGTTTGAAGACGTTAAAGTGAGATTGGAGTCGGCTGGTCAGAGCCACGTCCTGCGGTTCTGGTCCGAGCTTTCGGCGGAGGAGAGGAGCGCGTTTCTGGCCGAGCTGCGCGCGCTGGAGCCCGCGGAGCTGCAGAGACACTGCCGGAGCGCCGCCGAGGCCGCGAGCCGAGCCGCGGGAGGgcgggaggaggaggagcggcTGCGCGGGCGCATGGAGCCGGTGGAGCCCGAGTTCGTCGGCGGGGTGCGGAGGAGTGACCGGGGCTCACTGCGGGACTGGGAGGAGGAAG ggTTTTCACAGATAGGCCAAAACAAAGTGGCCGTGCTGCTATTAGCTGGCGGGCAGGGAACCAGACTCGGAGTGGCGTATCCTAAGGGGATGTACGACGTCGGGTTACCGAGTGGCAAAACTTTGTATCAGATCCAAGCAGAGCGGATTCGGAAGGTGCAAGAGTTGGCGAGTGCGAAGTGTGGTACCAAGTGTACAGTGCCTTG GTATATAATGACCAGTGAGTTCACCCTGGAGCCCACAGAGAAGTTCTTCAAAGAGCACAGCTACTTTGACTTGGAACGTTCCAACGTGGTGATGTTCGAGCAGAGGATGATCCCGGCTGTCGGCTTTGATGGGAAGGTTATTCTGGAAAAGAAGAATAAGATAGCGATGGCTCCgg ATGGAAATGGAGGCCTTTATCGTGCTCTTTTAGACAACAAGATCTTAGAAGATATGGAGAGAAGGGGCGTGCAGTATCTTCATGTTTACTGTGTCGACAATATACTGGTTAAACTGGCTGATCCACTGTTCATTGGCTTCTGCGTGAAAAAAGGAGCTGACTGTGGTGCTAAG GTGGTAGAGAAGGCGTATCCGTCCGAGCCTGTGGGTGTAGTGTGTCGCGTAGATGGGGTGTACCAGGTGGTGGAATACAGCGAGCTGGAGCCCAAGATTGCAGAACAGCGCCACCCGGGCGGAGAGCTAGTGTACAACGCTGGAAACATCTGCAATCACTTCTTCACCAGAGACTTCCTGCGGGAAGTGGCCCt gaattttCAGGAGAAACTGAAGCAGCATGTAGCCATCAAGAAGGTGCCGTTTGTGGATGATCAGGGTAATCTTGTGAAACCTACGAAACCGAACGGAATAAAAATGGAGAAGTTTGTCTTTGACGTCTTCCAGTTTTCAAA GAAATTTGTTGCCTTTGAGGTTCTGAGGGAGGACGAGTTCTCGCCTCTGAAAAACGCGGACGGTGCGGCCGTCGACACTCCGACCACAGTGAGGCGCTCTCTGTTGGCTCAGCACTATCGCTGGGCATTGCAAGCCAAAGCTGTCTTCGTGGATGAGCACGACAACCCCATTACTTCAGAATACAG GACAGCTCAAGATGGTGACCCTCCAGCAATTTGTGAGATCTCTCCACTCGTGTCTTATTTTGGAGAG GATCTGGAGAAGCTGCTCAAAGGCAGGACCCTGAAATCCCCATTTCTGCTAAATGAAAATAATGTCAACAGTTAA
- the slc25a25b gene encoding calcium-binding mitochondrial carrier protein SCaMC-2-B isoform X4: MLCLCLSVPVSDSLPTECEYFESNSLPAALNPLFKLSLVLPSQEFNTYRKWRQKIVKAGDKDLDGQLDFEEFVHYLRDHEKKLRLVFKSLDKKNDGRIDSQEIMQSLRDLGVHISEQQAEKILRSMDKNGTMTIDWNEWRDYHLLHPADNIPEIILYWKHSTIFDVGESLMVPDEFTAEEKKTGMWWRHLVAGGGAGAVSRTCTAPLDRLKVLMQVHSSRVNTMCIASGFSQMIREGGLRSLWRGNGMNVLKIAPESAIKFMAYEQIKRLIGSNQETLGILERLVAGSLAGAIAQSSIYPMEVLKTRLALGKTGQYSGIMDSAKRIFQKEGLAAFYKGYIPNMLGIIPYAGIDLAVYETLKNSWLQMYATNSADPGVFVLLACGTMSSTCGQLASYPLALVRTRMQAQASLDGSPQMTMSSLFRHIVRTEGAMGLYRGLAPNFMKVIPAVSISYVVYENLKITLGVQSR; encoded by the exons ATGTTGTGCCTTTGTCTGTCCGTGCCTGTGTCCGATTCGCTCCCGACAGAATGTGAATATTTCGAGTCTAACAGTTTACCGGCGGCGCTGAATCCTCTGTTCAAACTGAGTTTGGTTCTTCCGTCTCAGGAGTTTAACACATACCGGAAGTGGAGACAG AAAATTGTGAAAGCTGGAGATAAGGACCTGGATGGCCAGCTGGACTTTGAGGAGTTTGTGCATTACCTGAGGGACCACGAGAAGAAGCTACGACTGGtctttaaaagtttggacaagAAGAATGATG gtcgcATTGATTCGCAAGAGATCATGCAATCCCTCAGAGACCTGGGAGTCCACATCTCCGAGCAGCAGGCTGAGAAAATCCTCAGGAG CATGGACAAGaatgggacaatgaccattgacTGGAACGAATGGCGGGACTACCACCTGCTTCACCCTGCAGACAACATACCCGAGATCATCCTGTATTGGAAACATTCAACA ATATTTGATGTAGGGGAGAGTTTAATGGTGCCCGATGAGTTCACTGCAGAGGAGAAGAAAACAGGGATGTGGTGGAGGCACCTTGTGGCGGGGGGCGGGGCTGGCGCCGTGTCTCGTACCTGCACGGCTCCACTGGATCGACTCAAAGTTCTTATGCAG GTGCACTCCTCTCGTGTGAACACCATGTGCATCGCTAGCGGTTTCTCCCAGATGATCCGAGAAGGCGGTCTACGGTCTCTCTGGCGAGGAAATGGCATGAACGTCTTAAAGATCGCACCTGAATCCGCCATCAAGTTCATGGCCTATGAGCAA ATAAAGCGACTAATCGGAAGCAATCAGGAGACACTGGGAATTCTGGAGAGGCTGGTCGCAGGATCTCTGGCTGGTGCCATTGCGCAGAGCAGCATCTACCCAATGGAG GTTTTAAAGACTCGTCTCGCTCTTGGAAAGACGGGTCAGTACTCCGGCATCATGGACAGCGCCAAACGCATATTTCAGAAGGAGGGATTAGCAGCGTTTTACAAGGGCTACATCCCCAACATGCTCGGCATCATCCCCTACGCTGGAATAGACCTGGCTGTCTATGAG ACTCTAAAGAACTCGTGGCTACAGATGTATGCCACAAACAGCGCGGACCCTGGCGTGTTCGTCCTGCTGGCCTGCGGCACCATGTCCAGCACTTGCGGCCAATTAGCCAGTTACCCGTTAGCACTGGTTAGGACGCGCATGCAGGCTCAAG CTTCATTGGACGGATCACCTCAGATGACGATGAGCAGTTTGTTCAGACATATCGTGCGGACGGAAGGCGCGATGGGGCTCTACCGAGGCCTTGCACCCAATTTCATGAAGGTCATCCCTGCAGTCAGCATCAGCTACGTGGTATACGAGAATCTAAAAATCACACTAGGTGTCCAATCCCGGTGA
- the slc25a25b gene encoding calcium-binding mitochondrial carrier protein SCaMC-2-B isoform X3, which translates to MLCLCLSVPVSDSLPTECEYFESNSLPAALNPLFKLSLVLPSQEFNTYRKWRQKIVKAGDKDLDGQLDFEEFVHYLRDHEKKLRLVFKSLDKKNDGRIDSQEIMQSLRDLGVHISEQQAEKILRSMDKNGTMTIDWNEWRDYHLLHPADNIPEIILYWKHSTIFDVGESLMVPDEFTAEEKKTGMWWRHLVAGGGAGAVSRTCTAPLDRLKVLMQVHSSRVNTMCIASGFSQMIREGGLRSLWRGNGMNVLKIAPESAIKFMAYEQIKRLIGSNQETLGILERLVAGSLAGAIAQSSIYPMEVLKTRLALGKTGQYSGIMDSAKRIFQKEGLAAFYKGYIPNMLGIIPYAGIDLAVYETLKNSWLQMYATNSADPGVFVLLACGTMSSTCGQLASYPLALVRTRMQAQAASLDGSPQMTMSSLFRHIVRTEGAMGLYRGLAPNFMKVIPAVSISYVVYENLKITLGVQSR; encoded by the exons ATGTTGTGCCTTTGTCTGTCCGTGCCTGTGTCCGATTCGCTCCCGACAGAATGTGAATATTTCGAGTCTAACAGTTTACCGGCGGCGCTGAATCCTCTGTTCAAACTGAGTTTGGTTCTTCCGTCTCAGGAGTTTAACACATACCGGAAGTGGAGACAG AAAATTGTGAAAGCTGGAGATAAGGACCTGGATGGCCAGCTGGACTTTGAGGAGTTTGTGCATTACCTGAGGGACCACGAGAAGAAGCTACGACTGGtctttaaaagtttggacaagAAGAATGATG gtcgcATTGATTCGCAAGAGATCATGCAATCCCTCAGAGACCTGGGAGTCCACATCTCCGAGCAGCAGGCTGAGAAAATCCTCAGGAG CATGGACAAGaatgggacaatgaccattgacTGGAACGAATGGCGGGACTACCACCTGCTTCACCCTGCAGACAACATACCCGAGATCATCCTGTATTGGAAACATTCAACA ATATTTGATGTAGGGGAGAGTTTAATGGTGCCCGATGAGTTCACTGCAGAGGAGAAGAAAACAGGGATGTGGTGGAGGCACCTTGTGGCGGGGGGCGGGGCTGGCGCCGTGTCTCGTACCTGCACGGCTCCACTGGATCGACTCAAAGTTCTTATGCAG GTGCACTCCTCTCGTGTGAACACCATGTGCATCGCTAGCGGTTTCTCCCAGATGATCCGAGAAGGCGGTCTACGGTCTCTCTGGCGAGGAAATGGCATGAACGTCTTAAAGATCGCACCTGAATCCGCCATCAAGTTCATGGCCTATGAGCAA ATAAAGCGACTAATCGGAAGCAATCAGGAGACACTGGGAATTCTGGAGAGGCTGGTCGCAGGATCTCTGGCTGGTGCCATTGCGCAGAGCAGCATCTACCCAATGGAG GTTTTAAAGACTCGTCTCGCTCTTGGAAAGACGGGTCAGTACTCCGGCATCATGGACAGCGCCAAACGCATATTTCAGAAGGAGGGATTAGCAGCGTTTTACAAGGGCTACATCCCCAACATGCTCGGCATCATCCCCTACGCTGGAATAGACCTGGCTGTCTATGAG ACTCTAAAGAACTCGTGGCTACAGATGTATGCCACAAACAGCGCGGACCCTGGCGTGTTCGTCCTGCTGGCCTGCGGCACCATGTCCAGCACTTGCGGCCAATTAGCCAGTTACCCGTTAGCACTGGTTAGGACGCGCATGCAGGCTCAAG CAGCTTCATTGGACGGATCACCTCAGATGACGATGAGCAGTTTGTTCAGACATATCGTGCGGACGGAAGGCGCGATGGGGCTCTACCGAGGCCTTGCACCCAATTTCATGAAGGTCATCCCTGCAGTCAGCATCAGCTACGTGGTATACGAGAATCTAAAAATCACACTAGGTGTCCAATCCCGGTGA